A genomic region of Danio aesculapii chromosome 21, fDanAes4.1, whole genome shotgun sequence contains the following coding sequences:
- the LOC130214251 gene encoding mu-type opioid receptor-like, whose amino-acid sequence MNNSTMNFTSPEGSTNSTSAFIGIFDVVELCVYGFNLLFGLPTHSYVLWLVIIRSGSGASSEFFIFNLSVCEIINSLNSFIYILSVFLASLSKFETFLIGFTITGRPLFQCLICVERYLAVVHPVTFLKYKPLRYRVICCAVAWILTFGSCLCSLFTIFPQTTVHVWYLTVQHKLVLCVQLFCLVAVLRALKQSGPGERKKEENHMKRRAFHLILITTVTSVILYAPFSITALFTILSGKTVKVFWVTSLTLYVLASFVQPVLYVQRTGKLSCLRAA is encoded by the coding sequence ATGAATAACTCTACAATGAACTTCACCTCACCTGAAGGCTCTACAAACTCCACTTCTGCGTTCATCGGGATATTTGATGTTGTGGAATTGTGTGTTTACGGCTTTAATTTGCTGTTTGGCCTTCCAACACACTCCTATGTTTTATGGCTTGTCATCATACGATCTGGAAGCGGAGCTTCATCAGAGTTCTTCATCTTCAATCTGTCTGTTTGTGAGATTATAAACTCTCTGAACAGTTTCATCTACATACTCTCAGTTTTCCTTGCAAGTCTCAGCAAATTTGAAACTTTTTTAATAGGATTTACCATCACCGGTCgtcctctgtttcagtgtctgatctgtgttgagcgttacctggcagtggttcatcctgtaacctttctaaagtacaaacctctcagatatagagtgATCTGCTGCGCTGTGGCCTGGATACTCACTTTTGGGTCCTGTTTGTGCTCCCTGTTCACTATATTTCCACAAACCACAGTGCATGTTTGGTATTTGACAGTGCAGCATAAACTGGTTCTCTGCGtccagttgttttgtcttgtggctgttctcagagctttgaagcagtcaggaccaggagagagaaagaaagaggaaaaccacatgaagagaagAGCATTTCATCTGATTCTAATAACTACTGTAACCTCAGTTATCCTATATGCTCCATTTTCAATCACTGCATTATTTACCATTCTGTCAGGAAAGACAGTTAAGGTATTCTGGGTAACTAGTTTGACTTTATATGTGCTAGCCAGTTTTGTTCAACCTGTTCTTTATGTGCAGCGCACTGGAAAACTCTCTTGTCTCCGTGCTGCATGA
- the LOC130214252 gene encoding chemokine XC receptor 1-like, protein MKNSTVDFSAPETSTNSTDMLIVRIAGLEICVYSIYFLFGVPTHSYVIWLIVTGSSGVASEFFNLNLSVCEIGNCLNCLISSLSFYYLSILPLKEFLVGLLATGRPLFQCLMCVERYLAVVHPVTFLKYKPLRYRVICCPVAWIIILFSCLFCLFTGGSYLLVETWFTLIQFLIFLSIQLFCLVAVLRALKQSGPGERKKEENHMKRRAVNLILITTVFLVITYAPFSISGIYTLLAKQYIFACWIPSLICYVMTGFVQPILYLHRAGKFSK, encoded by the coding sequence ATGAAGAACTCAACAGTAGACTTCAGTGCACCTGAAACATCTACAAACTCCACGGATATGTTAATCGTACGCATAGCAGGTCTGGAAATTTGTGTGTACAGCATCTATTTCCTGTTTGGTGTTCCTACACACTCTTATGTTATATGGCTCATCGTCACAGGATCAAGTGGAGTTGCTTCAGAGTTCTTCAATCTCAATCTGTCTGTTTGTGAGATTGGTAACTGTCTGAACTGCTTGATTTCTTCactatcattttattatttaagcatATTACCATTAAAAGAGTTTTTAGTAGGACTACTTGCCACGGGTCGTCCACTGTttcagtgtctgatgtgtgttgagcgttacctggcagtggttcatcctgtaacctttctgaagtacaaacctctcagatatagagtgATCTGCTGTCCGGTCGCCTGGATAATCATTCTTTTCTcttgtttgttttgcttgtttactGGAGGCTCATATCTCCTTGTGGAAACATGGTTCACTTTAATACAATTCCTAATCTTCCTCTCCatccagttgttttgtcttgtggctgttctcagagctctgaagcagtcaggaccaggagagagaaagaaagaggaaaaccacatgaagagaagAGCGGTTAATCTCATTCTGATAACTACTGTCTTTCTGGTCATCACATATGCCCCGTTTAGTATTTCTGGAATTTATACTCTTCTGGCAAAACAGTATATTTTTGCATGTTGGATCCCTAGTTTGATTTGTTATGTGATGACTGGATTTGTGCAGCCTATTCTTTATCTGCACCGTGCTGGAAAATTCTCTAAATAA
- the LOC130214253 gene encoding C-C chemokine receptor type 8-like, producing the protein MNNSTLNFSASETSTNSTDLSIGLMESLEICVFSIYLLFGLPTNSYVIWLIVTGTSGVALEFLNLNLSVCEIGNCVNCLISILSIWFLSILPFNYFLIGLVATGRPLFQCLMCVERYLAVVHPVTFLKYKPLRYRVICCAVAWMITFGSCFCCMFTMGSYLIVHIWLTLMQSLFVFSIQLFCLVDVLRALKQSGPGEKKRVKEENHMKRRAFYLILVTTVSMVIIYVPFSISGIYTVLIKEFLWACWIPSMICYVLAGFVQPILYLHRTGKLF; encoded by the coding sequence ATGAATAACTCAACACTGAACTTCAGCGCATCTGAAACATCTACAAACTCCACAGATCTGTCTATTGGACTGATGGAAAGTCTGGAAATTTGTGTGTTCAGCATTTATTTGCTGTTTGGTCTTCCTACAAACTCCTATGTTATATGGCTCATTGTCACAGGAACGAGTGGAGTTGCATTAGAGTTCTTAAACCTCAATCTGTCCGTTTGTGAGATCGGTAACTGTGTGAATTGCTTAATCTCTATACTATCAATTTGGTTTTTAAGTATATTACCATTCAACTATTTTTTAATAGGACTAGTTGCCACCGGTCgtcctctgtttcagtgtctgatgtgtgttgagcgttacctggcggtggttcatcctgtaacctttctgaagtacaaacctctcagatatcGAGTGATCTGCTGTGCTGTGGCCTGGATGATCACTTTTGGCTCCTGTTTCTGTTGCATGTTCACTATGGGTTCATATCTCATTGTACATATATGGTTAACCTTAATGCAGAGCCTCTTCGTCTTCTCCATtcagttgttttgtcttgtggatgttctcagagctctgaagcagtcaggaccaggagagaAAAAGAGAGTGAAAGAAgaaaaccacatgaagagaagAGCGTTTTATCTCATTTTAGTAACTACTGTCTCCATGGTTATCATATATGTCCCGTTTAGCATTTCTGGAATTTATACTGTTCTGATAAAAGAGTTTCTTTGGGCATGTTGGATCCCTAGTATGATTTGTTATGTGCTGGCTGGTTTTGTGCAGCCAATACTGTATCTGCACCGTACTGGAAAATTGTTCTAA
- the LOC130214254 gene encoding C-C chemokine receptor type 8-like gives MNYSTMNFTPEAYPNSTSHSFGVVDTLNFCMFIFSFLVGLPTHCYVIWLIVTGAGSGVASEFFNLNLSISEAGFSLDCLMFFLSEWFSFLLEFKMFLAGLVTTGRPLFQCLMCVERYLAVVHPVTFLKYKPLRYRLICCAVGWILTLGACLCCMYTMVKHKFVHVWFMSVQFVLFVSIQLFCLVAVLRALKQSGPGERVRENEENHRKRRAFYLILITTISMVITYVPFNTVGFFSIVTGIFNSAHYVPGLTCFVLCGFVQPILYLHRTGKLSCLCLFSSPLPQNK, from the coding sequence ATGAATTACTCTACAATGAACTTCACGCCTGAAGCTTACCCAAACTCCACAAGTCATTCCTTTGGGGTTGTGGACACACTGAATTTTTGTATGTTCATCTTTAGTTTCTTGGTTGGTCTTCCAACACACTGCTATGTTATATGGCTCATCGTCACAGGAGCTGGAAGTGGAGTCGCTTCAGAGTTCTTCAACCTCAATCTCTCCATTTCTGAGGCTGGTTTCTCGTTGGATTGTTTGATGTTTTTTCTGTCAGAgtggttttcatttttattggAGTTTAAGATGTTTTTAGCAGGACTAGTCACCACTGGCCgtcctctgtttcagtgtctgatgtgtgttgagcgttacctggcagtggttcatcctgtaacctttctaaagtacaaacctctcagatatagacTGATCTGCTGTGCTGTGGGCTGGATACTCACTCTTGGTGCTTGTTTGTGCTGCATGTATACCATGGTCAAACACAAATTTGTACATGTATGGTTTATGTCAGTGCAGTTTGTCCTCTTTGTCTCCatccagttgttttgtcttgtggctgttctcagagcgctgaagcagtcaggaccaggagagagagtgagagagaatgAGGAAAACCACAGAAAAAGAAGAGCGTTTTACCTGATTTTAATAACTACTATAAGTATGGTTATCACATATGTCCCATTTAACACTGTAGGGTTTTTTTCCATTGTGACAGGAATTTTCAATTCTGCACACTATGTCCCTGGTTTGACTTGTTTTGTACTGTGTGGTTTTGTTCAGCCTATTCTTTATCTGCACCGCACTGGAAAACTCTCCTGCCTTTGTCTTTTCTCCTCTCCATTACCTCAGAATAAATGA
- the LOC130214255 gene encoding uncharacterized protein LOC130214255 codes for MCALLQRLQPPLAAPVCGSQGVERGREEAFAGARRWARGHAEDGVPGARLPEDAGPPRQTPEAARRALRLGQEGGYGPSEASESGSRVAVVAVHSTDGTRGVSAGVVLRGGTGTRRPGSRASLRRPPLQARNGAHTGPALRAPQAGGQGEVRPAPIRPPLSRVEEGGRGEEEQAGKVVSCPAGTIPRPRPRARAGPRARGGPRSPGGLRACGSLRSNKVPVPGPRPRLELSMVMALLCWAGGGCMSSRLTFDFRPRSADLLLAEFEGFQLGSEPTARLRNNVASKLARVKAFLGFMATGHADPETLSFLNQPARIRAWSALLGQTGMAEPTRQHYLKNVAQFLDYLSETPPASCRLSSTTLVLIRRELRALIRGIRRRVVVHEVRTKQAKEGRLISKATLLRCHRTAGRKIPALLDGLESSPDTRQQWRFYGYLTGYLTCITGHRCGVFQNLTIQEVQEASRSPDESAYVIYCLYL; via the exons atgtgcgctctgcttcaacgtctacagccgcctctcgccgcacctgtctgcggttcacaaggtgtcgaacgcggacgagaagaagcttttgctggcgctcgccgctgggcgcgtggacatgcggaagacggcgtgcccggtgcccggctgccggaggacgccggcccgcctagacagacacctgaagcagcacgccgagctctccgtctcggccaggaaggaggctatgggccgagcgaggcgtcggaaagtggctcgagagttgcggtggttgcggtccactcaaccgacggtacccgtggtgtctcggctggcgtcgtcctccgaggaggaacgggaaccagacggcccggaagccgagcgtccctgcgccgacccccgctgcaggctcgcaacggagcgcatacaggcccagctctcagagctccgcaagcaggtggacaaggtgaggtccgcCCAGCTCCAATTcgcccgccgctatcgagagttgaggaggggggaagaggggaggaagagcaggcgggcaaggtcgtgtcctgccccgccggcaccatcccccgaccccgcccccgggcgagggccggcccccgggcgaggggcggcccgaggtctccgggcggcctccgggcctgtggaagcctacgatccaacaaagtacccgtacccggaccacgcccgcgccttgagttgagtatggttatggcacttctctgttgggctggtggtgggtgtatgtcgtctaggctgacttttgactttcgcccccgttctgcagacttgcttttggcagagttcgagggtttccaattggggagcgagcccaccgcccgtctgcggaataacgtggcctccaaactggcgagggtcaaggccttcctaggcttcatggcgacaggccacgcggacccagaaaccttgtccttcctcaaccaaccggcgcgcatccgagcctggtctgccctgctaggccaaacgggcatggccgagcccacgaggcagcactacctgaagaacgtggcgcagttcctggattatctctccgaaaccccgccggcctcctgccgcctctccagtaccaccctggtgctgattcgcagggagcttcgagctctcattcgcggcatacgccgccgcgtcgtggtgcacgaggttaggaccaagcaagccaaagaaggcagactcatctccaaagccaccctgctacgctgccatcggacggctgggagaaaaatacctgcccttctag acggcctcgagtccagcccagacaccaggcagcagtggcgcttctatggctacctgaccggctacctgacctgcatcacgggccatcgctgtggggtcttccagaacctgaccatccaggaggtccaagaggcttccagaagcccggacgagtccgcctatgtcatATAC tgtctttatctgTGA
- the LOC130214256 gene encoding chemokine XC receptor 1-like encodes MNYSTMNVMPEVTPNSTTKTLGPVEIVNVCVHSLSFLVGLPSHCYIILLIVTGAGCGVASEFFILNLSICEAGFSVDSLNFVLAEWFSFIVEFQMLLVGLVTTGRPLFQCLICVECYLAVVHPVTFLKYKPLRYRVICCAVAWILILGACLFCMYTIVQYNIVHIWFLSVQFILFFFIQLFCLVAVLRALKQSGPGKREKEHNHMKRRAFRVILITTVSMVITYAPYSIAAFLTIVMGKLIAAHWVPGLICYVLCGFIQPVLYLHRNGKLSRTCLL; translated from the coding sequence ATGAATTACTCTACAATGAACGTCATGCCTGAAGTTACTCCAAACTCCACAACTAAGACTTTGGGGCCTGTGGAAATTGTGAACGTTTGTGTGCACAGTTTGAGTTTCTTGGTTGGTCTTCCTTCACACtgctatattatattacttatcGTCACAGGAGCTGGATGTGGAGTCGCATCAGAGTTCTTCATCCTCAATCTCTCCATTTGTGAGGCTGGTTTCTCTGTGGATAGTTTGAACTTTGTTTTGGCAGAGTGGTTTTCATTTATAGTGGAATTTCAAATGTTATTAGTAGGACTAGTCACTACTGGTCgtcctctgtttcagtgtctgatATGTGTTGAGTGCtacctggcagtggttcatcctgtaacctttctgaagtacaaacctctcagatatagagtgATCTGCTGCGCTGTGGCCTGGATACTCATCCTTGGTGCTTGTTTGTTCTGCATGTATACTATAGTTCAATACAACATTGTACATATATGGTTCTTGTCAGTGCAGTTCATCCTCTTCTTCTTCATCCAGCtgttttgtcttgtggctgttcttagagctctgaagcagtcaggaccaggaaagagagagaaagagcataACCACATGAAGAGAAGAGCGTTTCGTGTTATTCTGATCACTACTGTTAGCATGGTTATCACATATGCTCCATATAGTATTGCAGCATTTTTGACTATTGTCATGGGGAAGCTTATTGCTGCACATTGGGTCCCTGGTTTGATTTGTTATGTGCTGTGTGGTTTTATTCAGCCAGTTCTTTATCTTCACCGCAATGGAAAACTCTCCCGCACATGTCTCTTGTAA